From Lolium perenne isolate Kyuss_39 chromosome 5, Kyuss_2.0, whole genome shotgun sequence, a single genomic window includes:
- the LOC127299592 gene encoding protein SUPPRESSOR OF GENE SILENCING 3 homolog — protein MSGDRRGGGPPGNGDSSGGGWETIGKKKKPGQAAGRGQWAPWNSSSNAPPTTARQPWNGNGSSRPSGNNWAQPSDRRPLQAPNPVVTPPLTNGWQWASRARPSGSESSKDDVASSGFDPEKDDPEVEDSSDDDGDDDDDDMSDDYDSDASEKSFETRKMNKWFKGFFEVIDSLTLDQVHEHTRQWHCPACKNGPGAIDWFKGLPSLVTHARTKGSKRVKLHRELAALLEEDMLRRGSSVVPSGEQFGKWKGLRESTDREIVWPPMVIVMNTLLEKDDDDKWLGMGNQELLEYFSDYAANKARHAYGPGGHRGMSVLIFESSAVGYMEAERLHKHFVDQRTDRDTWQNRRVPFLPGGKRQLYGFLARKEDMETFNRHCQGKSRLKYEMRSHNEMVVAQMKQMSEDNQQLNYLKNKVVKTEKRSKVVEETLEAVTQKLRETMEENIFVRRKAKEKHSEYEEEMKSQETFFHDQIENIHQATEDKVSEFERLLQEERAKARQCDVDSGTSENRRLRKEQVQRFIDCQVKDVQEFESETDQLIKAHEEKKVQLKKEYMAKELELEKEFDAALTSLMEKHKPDTFQASSS, from the exons ATGTCTGGCGATCGCCGCGGCGGCGGCCCCCCCGGCAACGGCGACAGCTCCG GGGGAGGTTGGGAGACTATTGGGAAGAAGAAGAAACCAGGGCAAGCAGCTGGGAGGGGACAATGGGCACCATGGAATTCATCCTCAAATGCTCCACCTACTACAGCACGACAACCTTGGAATGGCAATGGATCTTCGCGTCCTTCAGGAAATAATTGGGCTCAACCTTCTGATCGTAGACCTTTGCAAGCACCAAACCCAGTTGTGACTCCACCTCTGACTAATGGTTGGCAGTGGGCATCCAGGGCCCGCCCATCTGGTTCTGAAAGCAGCAAGGATGATGTTGCTTCATCTGGTTTTGACCCTGAGAAGGATGATCCTGAAGTTGAGGATTCATCAGATGATGacggcgatgatgatgatgatgatatgaGTGATGACTATGATTCTGATGCCAGTGAGAAGAGTTTTGAGACTCGAAAAATGAACAAGTGGTTCAAAGGTTTTTTTGAAGTCATCGATTCCTTAACTTTGGACCAGGTACATGAGCATACTAGGCAGTGGCATTGTCCGGCGTGCAAAAATGGACCTGGGGCAATTGACTGGTTCAAAGGGCTGCCATCTTTGGTGACACATGCTAGAACAAAGGGTTCTAAGAGGGTTAAGCTCCACAGGGAATTGGCTGCATTGCTGGAAGAGGACATGCTTCGCAGGGGATCTTCAGTGGTACCATCTGGCGAACAATTTGGGAAATGGAAAGGATTGCGAGAAAGCACTGACCGTGAGATAGTATGGCCACCAATGGTGATTGTAATGAACACCTTACTGGAAAAAGATGACGATGATAAG TGGTTAGGCATGGGCAACCAAGAGCTTCTTGAATATTTCAGTGATTATGCTGCAAACAAAGCACGCCATGCTTACGGTCCAGGCGGGCACCGTGGCATGAGTGTGCTAATATTTGAAAGCTCTGCCGTGGGCTATATGGAGGCTGAACGTCTGCATAAGCACTTTGTTGACCAAAGAACAGACAGGGACACCTGGCAAAATCGCAGGGTTCCTTTCTTACCTGGTGGGAAGAGGCAGTTATATGGTTTCTTAGCCAGAAAGGAAGACATGGAGACGTTTAATAGACACTGCCAAG GGAAAAGCCGCCTGAAATATGAGATGAGATCTCATAATGAGATGGTAGTCGCTCAGATGAAACAAATGAGCGAGGACAACCAACAGCTCAACTATCTGAAGAACAAGGTGGTCAAGACAGAGAAGCGCTCGAAAGTTGTAGAAGAAACCCTTGAAGCTGTTACTCAGAAACTTCGTGAGACGATGGAAGAAAATATCTTTGTAAGGCGTAAAGCTAAAGAGAAGCACTCTGAGTACGAGGAAGAG ATGAAATCCCAAGAGACATTCTTCCACGACCAGATAGAAAACATTCACCAGGCCACAGAAGATAAGGTGAGTGAGTTTGAGAGGTTGCTGCAGGAGGAGCGTGCGAAGGCTAGACAGTGTGATGTTGATTCTGGGACTTCCGAAAATCGCAGGCTAAG GAAGGAACAGGTACAGCGTTTCATAGACTGCCAGGTTAAGGACGTGCAGGAGTTCGAATCTGAAACAGATCAACTGATAAAAGCCCACGAGGAGAAGAAGGTGCAGTTGAAGAAAGAGTACATGGCAAAGGAGTTGGAGCTCGAGAAGGAGTTTGATGCAGCTCTCACAAGCCTGATGGAGAAACACAAGCCAGACACCTTCCAGGCCTCCAGCTCCTGA